In one Brassica oleracea var. oleracea cultivar TO1000 chromosome C9, BOL, whole genome shotgun sequence genomic region, the following are encoded:
- the LOC106313822 gene encoding gibberellin 20 oxidase 3, translating to MAMECIATLPERFNDNKTKEDPSIFDANLLNQLSNHIPQQFVWPDHEKPSTDVQPLQAPLIDLAGFLSGDSFLVSEATRLVSEASKKHGFFLVTNHGVDETLLSRAYLFMDSFFKAPACEKQKAQRTWGESSGYASSFVGRFSSKLPWKETLSFKFSPEEKCQSQAVKDFVSKKMGDEYENFGKVYQEYADAMNILSLKIMELLGMSLGIERRHFRNFFEDNESILRLNYYPQCNQPELTLGTGPHCDPTSLTILHQDQVAGLQVYVDNKWQSIPPDPQAFVVNIGDTFMALTNGIYKSCLHRAVVNSERERKTFAFFLCPKGDKMVKPPKELVGVTSGERKFPDFTWSTFLEFTQKHYRSDMNTLEEFSNWLKNRKSF from the exons ATGGCAATGGAATGCATCGCAACTCTCCCTGAAAGGTTCAATGATAACAAAACCAAAGAGGATCCTTCAATCTTCGATGCAAATCTCCTAAATCAGTTATCAAACCACATACCTCAACAGTTTGTATGGCCCGACCACGAGAAACCTTCCACGGATGTTCAACCTCTCCAAGCCCCTCTCATAGACCTCGCCGGTTTCCTCTCCGGCGATTCGTTCTTGGTCTCAGAAGCTACTAGACTCGTCTCTGAGGCTTCAAAGAAACATGGCTTCTTCCTAGTTACTAACCATGGTGTTGATGAAACGCTCTTGTCTCGTGCCTATCTGTTTATGGACTCTTTCTTTAAGGCTCCGGCTTGTGAGAAACAAAAGGCTCAGAGGACTTGGGGTGAGTCCTCCGGCTATGCTAGTAGCTTCGTAGGGAGATTCTCCTCTAAGCTCCCCTGGAAGGAAACGCTGTCGTTTAAATTCTCTCCCGAGGAGAAGTGCCAATCCCAAGCCGTCAAAGACTTTGTTTCTAAGAAAATGGGAGATGAATATGAAAATTTCGG GAAAGTCTATCAAGAATACGCCGATGCCATGAACATTCTCTCATTAAAGATCATGGAGCTTCTTGGAATGAGTCTTGGAATCGAGAGGAGACATTTTCGAAACTTTTTCGAAGACAACGAGTCCATACTAAGGTTAAATTATTACCCACAGTGCAACCAACCGGAGCTTACATTAGGGACAGGACCTCACTGCGACCCAACGTCTCTAACCATACTTCATCAAGACCAAGTCGCTGGTCTTCAAGTTTACGTGGACAATAAATGGCAATCCATTCCTCCTGACCCTCAAGCATTCGTGGTGAACATAGGCGACACATTCATG GCTCTAACGAATGGAATATACAAGAGTTGTTTGCATCGGGCTGTGGTGAACAGCGAAAGAGAAAGGAAGACATTCGCATTCTTCCTATGTCCGAAAGGAGACAAAATGGTGAAGCCACCAAAAGAACTAGTAGGAGTGACGTCTGGTGAAAGAAAGTTTCCTGATTTTACGTGGTCTACGTTTCTTGAGTTCACACAGAAGCATTATAGATCAGACATGAATACTCTTGAAGAGTTCTCAAATTGGCTTAAGAACAGAAAAAGTTTCTAA